GGCGGAAATTGCTAAAGGGATTGGTATTCAATCCCGAGGCGTGGTTCATCGCTATGTAGCCGCATTAGTTACCGAAGGACTTATCAATATTACCCCGGGGAAGAGGCGTAATATTCATCTTATCAACTCGGAGAGCGTACTTCGCCTTGAAGGCAAGATCGCAGCCGGTAGTCCCATTGAAGCAATTCCTGAAAATGAAACCCTAGATATTGTGAATATTTTTCTCGGTGCGAACCGTTACGCGCTTAAAGTTAAGGGTGATTCTATGATTGAAGAAGGGATTTTTGATGGCGATGTCGTTGTCTGTGAGTATTGCAATGCTCCTGCTGATGGCAAAATCGTTGTCGCCTTGATTGATCAACTAGAAGCAACCTTAAAGAGAATCAAATACGATAGTGACGATACCATAACGTTGATTCCTGCAAACTCCAACTTGCTCCCGATCACCTATTCACGTGACAGAGTGACAATTCAAGGCATTTATATTGGTCTACTTCGCTTTGAGGGAAATTTTTAATGGTGCAGCAAGGGTGGTTGCCGTATTTTCAAGGACTTTCGCCTGCCTACCAGATGTTCTCCTGGTTCCCGCAGCAATTATTTTCAGGTGCCTGGCCGACGATTGATGACTACAATACGCTCTTTGCCTCGCGCCATGAAGAATTCGCTATTCGGTTTGTGCCGCAAGGGGCTAAGGCTCTGCGTTTTATAGAGGGCTATGAGCCACGTATTTTTCTGTCAGGTGAAATACAAACGAGGTCTAATAATTGGCATGATTTTTTCAATATGCTTATCTGGTGCAACTTTCCCACTTTAAAATCGCAGTTGAATAAACTTCAATATAGCGAGCTGCTCAAGCGAGAGACAAAGGATGCACGACGCTCTGCCCTTGAAAATTTTCTTACCTTATTCGATGAAAATGGAGTGGTTATACTGTCGTCCGAGGACAGTCTGCTTTCAAGAATTCGAACAATGCAATGGAAAGACTTTTTTTGGAACCAACGTCGTTTATTATCTCAAAAATTGCGTTGTTACGTGTTTGGACATTCTCTGCACGAGAAATTGCTGAACCCTTATATTGGAATGGTGGGACATGCTTTGTTGTTGAAAGTGGCAGATTCTTTTTTTGATAATAGTTTAGAACAACAATTTAAAGTAATTGAACAAAATCTCTGCGCACTAGATTTTGAACTTATTACTTCAAAAGCGCTTTATCCAATTCCTGTGCTTGGGTTTCCAGGTTGGTGTGTAGAATCAAATGATCCTTCTTTTTACGACAATAAAGATTATTTTCGTCCCCAACGTTTAACTAACACGATGGGCAATTAACCTTATTGGCGCGAGAGCTGGGGAGGGTTTCTAAATAGAGGGAAGTAAGGTCAATCGCGCGCGAATGCTTTTTAAATTATCAAAATCAAGATCTACACACATGAATCCAGGATCAGTACCCAGATCTGCAATTATATTCCCCCAGCCATCCGCTGCAAGAGAGTGACCCCAACAATCTCTGGTTTGATTATTTACTCTATGATTACCGGTTTGGGCGGGTGCGATTAAATATGTTTGGGTTTCCATGGCACGCGATCGACACAGTATTTCCCAATGTGCTTTACCTGTTTCATACGTAAAGGCCGAAGGTACGACAATCACATCTACTTTTTTCTTGATGAGTTCTTGAAA
This genomic stretch from Gammaproteobacteria bacterium harbors:
- the lexA gene encoding repressor LexA, coding for MLTLSQRKVYEFIQQFIQDHDYSPTMAEIAKGIGIQSRGVVHRYVAALVTEGLINITPGKRRNIHLINSESVLRLEGKIAAGSPIEAIPENETLDIVNIFLGANRYALKVKGDSMIEEGIFDGDVVVCEYCNAPADGKIVVALIDQLEATLKRIKYDSDDTITLIPANSNLLPITYSRDRVTIQGIYIGLLRFEGNF
- a CDS encoding DUF3025 domain-containing protein, producing the protein MVQQGWLPYFQGLSPAYQMFSWFPQQLFSGAWPTIDDYNTLFASRHEEFAIRFVPQGAKALRFIEGYEPRIFLSGEIQTRSNNWHDFFNMLIWCNFPTLKSQLNKLQYSELLKRETKDARRSALENFLTLFDENGVVILSSEDSLLSRIRTMQWKDFFWNQRRLLSQKLRCYVFGHSLHEKLLNPYIGMVGHALLLKVADSFFDNSLEQQFKVIEQNLCALDFELITSKALYPIPVLGFPGWCVESNDPSFYDNKDYFRPQRLTNTMGN